The window ACCGCCCCCACGCCCCCACGCCAAGAAACGAGATAGGAAGAACCATCATGATGACCGCCGAACAGGCCCGCGAACTGTGGGCCAATTCCGAGGAAATCGTCAGCGCAGAAGCCGTGCAGGCCTCACTCGACCGCATGGCAGCCGAGATCACCGCCAAGATCGGCGACACCTTCCCGCTGGTGCTGTCCGTGATGGGAGGCGCCGTGGTCTTCACCGGCATGCTGCTGCCCAAGCTGGCCTTCCCGCTGGAATTCGACTACATCCACCTGTCCCGCTACAACAACAAGACGGTGGGCGGGGAAATGCAATGGCGCGTGGCGCCGCGCGAATCGGTCAAGGACCGCGTGGTACTGGTGCTCGACGACATCCTCGACGAAGGCGAGACCATGGCGGCCATCCGCCAGCGCATCATGGACATGGGCGCGCGCGAGTTCCACGCCGCCGTGCTGTGCGAAAAGACGCTGGCCAAGGCCAAGCCCATGCATCCGGACTTCTGCGGCTTCACCGTGCCGGACCGCTATGTGTTCGGCTGCGGCATGGATGCCAAGGGCTACTGGCGCAATCTCGGCGCCATCAGGGCCTTGCGCTGAGGATAGGCCACAGCGAGGCGAGCAGCAGCAGCGCCATCGCCACATTGAAGACCCGCAGCACCCGCGGGTCGGCCAGCCAGCGGCGCAGCGCCGAGCCGAACACCGCCCACATGGCCACGCTGGGCAGGTTGATCACGGCGAAGATCCCCGACAGCAGCAGGACGTTGACCCACAGGTTGCCGTGCAGCACATAGGTGCTGCACGCGCCCACCGCCATCACCCAGGCCTTGGGATTCACCCACTGGAAGGCCGCCGCGCGCAGGAAGCCCATCGGCCGCGCCACGCTGCGTTCCTGCACGCCGCCGCCCGTCGCGAGCTTCCAGGCCAGCCATGTCAGGTACAGCGCAGCCGCCACGCGCAGGACCTGCCAGGTCCACGGCAATGCCGTGAACAGCGAGCCCAGGCCCAGGCCCACCAGGGCTACCATCAGCGAGAAGCCCAGGCTGATGCCGAGCAGGTGCGGAACCGTGCGGGCGAAGCCGAAGTTGACGCCGGAGGCCAGCACCATCGTATTGTTGGGACCGGGGGTGACCGAGGACACCAGCGCGAAGCCGCAGAAGGCGGCGAAGACGCCGGAGCCGGCAGCGAGCTGAAGCAGTGCCATGAGAGGACTCCGTCTTAGGGGCGAAAAGCAGGGATGAAAACGACCTGCTCAGTCTAGCGACGGTTACCAGCACAGTACCGGTACACTTTTCCACAAATGTACCGGCATGGATATCGGATGCGACCGGGTTCGGCCTAGCTCCGCCAAGAGCGCACCGCCACGACGGTGGCCAGGCCCCACAAGGCCAATCCCGTGCAGCGGCCGACCGCAGTGGTCGAGCGGGCGAAACGCGAGGCCACGGCCGGGTGTCCGGCTCCGTACGCCACCAGCAGGTCCCAGCCGAACACGGCGCAGAACATCCAGGCCCCGTAGGCGGCCTGGATGGCCGGCGGCGTGTGCTGTGCGGCCAGCATGGCGAACAGGCTGGCATAGAACAGGGCGTTCTTGGGATTGAGCAGCGCCGACAGCAGGCCCGTGCCGAGCTGTGCAGCCCAGGCAACCGGGACCGTCGCCCCGCCCTGCCCCGGCTGCACCCCATCGGGCAGAGCGAAGCCGCCGCGCACGCGCAGGAAGCGCCAGCCCAGCCACACCAGGTAAGCGCAACCGGCCCATTGCAGGCCGTCCAGCCAAGCCTGGCTGGCCCGGCTGGCAGCCAGTCCGGCCAGTGCCAGCAGGATGAAGACCCCGTTGCCGAGGGCGATGCCCAGGCAGACCGCGGCCGTCCGGCGCGGGCCATGCAGCAGGCCGCTGCGCACCACCAGCAGGAAATCGGGGCCCGGGCTCAGCAGGGCCAGCAGGTGAGCGCCGGCCACCATGGCGAATTGCGGCGCGAGGCCGCCGGGCGCATTCAGCAGATCCATCTCCGTCCTCCATCGGAAGATGGCAGTGTCGGCCCGCCGCGCCGCGCCGTATTGAAGGAAATTGCGCGGCCGGGGAGCGCGGGCGGAAGACTCAGGCGGCCGTCCAGACGGCCAGCTCGTAGCCGTCCGGGTCGGTGAAATGGAAGCGCCGGCCTCCCGGGAATTCGAATACCTCCTGGCTGATGCGCCCGCCGGCGGCCACGATGCGCTGCCGGGCATCAGCCAGGTCCTCGCTGTACAGGATGACCAGCGGCCCGCCCGGCCGGACCGCCGCGCCGGTGGTGAAGCCACCGGTCAGCCGGCCATCGCTGAACTCGCAATAGGCCGGCCCATAGTCAGTGAAGGTCCAGCCGAACACCTCGCCGTAGAAACGCTTGCTGCGTGCGATGTCGCCCACGTTGAATTCGATGTTGTCGATCTGGCTGTCCTTGCCCCGGATTCCCATGGCTGCCTCCTGTGGAATGGAATGGAATGGATTGAATCAATTGGAAGTGCAGGCTACAGCATGAGGGCAGTGCGCGCCGCCGTCTTGAACGAAACGGCCAGCGGCGGGAACGGCACGTGCAGATCGCGCCGCCTCGCGGCTCCCCCCGCAGCGTTGCCGCTAGAGCGCCTGATCCGCCCGCAACTGCTGCCGCAGGCACGCCGGCGTGATGCCGCAAAGCGCCTGAACCTCGCGGCCGAGGTGGGCCTGGTCGGCATAGCCCGCCTCGGCGGCGAGGACCGCCAGCGATGCCGCGCCCGGCAGCCCGCGCAGGCGGGCAAAGAAGCGCTGGAAGCGCAGGATACGTTCCAGCGTCTTGGTCCCGTAGCCGAAATGATCGTGGCATAGACGCCGCACGCTACGTTCGCTGAGATCCAGCCGCTTCCGTATCGCCAACGCGCGCGCGCCGTCCTCGACGGGCAGCCCGCACAGGCGGAACAGCTCGGCCGCGCGCGCCTCGGCCGGTGCCACGCGGCGGCTTGCCGCAAGCAGTTCCTGGTGGAAGGCGCGCGCCTGGCCAAGCGGATCCCTGGCTTCCTGCACGCGCGCCGCCATGTCCGCGGCGGCCCTCCCCCATAGATCCTCCAGGGCCACGGCGCGCCCGACCAGTTCCGACAGCGGCAGGCCGAGCCAGGCGCGCGCCGCGCCCGCACGAAAGCGGGCACCCAGCACGTGCGCGCCCGGCGCCAGGTCCGGGTGTGCAGCCGTCACATCCGGACCGACCACACGCAGCGCGCCATCGCGCCAGAGGACATCCACGCAGCCATCGGGCAGCACCGCCACCGCGCGGGCAGGCCCGGGCGGCAGCGTGCTGCTCCAGAGGCAGGAAAAATGCCCGCGCAGCGCCAGGTCCGGCGGCGCCTCGCGATAGCATCCGGTCACGCCGGCGATGCCCGGCTCGGCACCTGGCGTGGCTGGCCCGCCCCGGCGCGGCGGCAGCGCCACGGTCATGGCCGCATGTCGCGCGCGGCGGGCGCGGCGTCTGCCGCGGCGCCACGCCCGCCGCGCTGGTAGGCCAGCGGTGTCATCGCCACGCGCTGCTTGAAGGCTCGCTGGAAGTGGCTCTGGTCGGCGAATCCCAGTTGCAGCGCGACGTCGGCCAGGACACCGCCCGCGCGCAGCAGCCGGCGTGCCTGGTTGATGCGCTGGTCGAGCTGGTAGGCGTGCGGCGTCAGGCCGGTCCCGGCGCGGAAGGCGCGGATCAGGTGATATCGGCTCATGCCGGCTTCGCGCGCCAGTTCGGCCAGCGGCAGGCGCTCGGCGTGACGCGCCTGCAGCAGCGCTTTCAGGTGCGCCAGCCGCGCGGCCGGCAGCATGGGGGCGGTCGGCGCCGGCTGGCGTGTCAAGGCGCCGCGGCCGGCAAGCAGGTCGCCGACCACGCCCACCAGGGCCGCCTCCTTGGTCTCGGCATCGGCCGGGGAGAACAGGATCCCGCCCAGGGTGCGCAGCGCCCGGTAGCTGGCCGCCTCGCGCCGCACGTCGACTTCGTCCAGAGCGTCGATCGCGCCGCCGTGGGCGGCAATCTCCGCCAGCACGCCCCGCACCCAGCACGGTTCAAGGTGCAGCATCTGGTAGCTCCAGCGGCCATCCGGCAAGGGATTGCAGGCATGCACGCGTTCGGCGGGCACGACCACCACCGTACCGGGCGCCAGGTGCTCGACACCGCCGGTCCAGCGGAAAACACTGCCGCCGCCGTCAACCGCGCCGATCGACAGGGTCGGATGCGTATGCGGCAGGTAGGCGGCGCCGCCGTCGCCGGCGCACCGGTACTCGGCGAACGGGAGCGCGGCATCGAACCAGAGGCGCGCGGCCGGCCTGGCCGGACTCAAGGCAGGTTCCGGTACGGACGCTCGCGCAGCCATTTGGTTGCGATCCATTTCTCGCCCGCTGTCACCGGCAGGCCCGCGTGCAGGGTCCGCTCGTCGAGACGTCCGTCCGGCAAGCGGTAGGCGAAGTAGACCGCATTGCCCTGCACCGGCGCCACCTCCAGGCCCAGGCGCGGAAAGGCCGTGGCGCCGCCGGCCGGCGGGCTGTTCAGGTAGATCACCAGGGTGGCGATGCGCTGGCCGCCGACGCGCAGCTGGCGCGCCTCGCCCGGCCGCTCCGGATGGAAATAGTCGTAGTGCGGCTGGTACTGGCCGCCGGGCTTGTAGTTGAGGATCTGCAGGCCTTCGCCATGCTCGGCCGGCACGCCCGTGAGCGCGGCGATACGCGCTTCGATGCGGGCGATCAGGGGGTGCTCGCCCACCTGGAACATGGCGCCCATGCTGGTGCGCGCATCGATCAGGTTTTCGTCGCCGGTGTCGGGATTGACCACCGGCGAGCGCGCCAGCCGCCCGCGCGCCAGCGCCACCAGGGCGTCGCACTCGGCGGCATCCAGCAAACCCTGGTAGAGCGAAACGCGCGGCGCCTGCAGCGAGAACAGCAGCCGCGTGTCGTGGGCGCCATGCCGGTGCACGTTCTGCATGGCATCGCCCGCAGCCCCGGCCGCCGGCGCGGATGCGGCGGCGTCGCGCGCAGGTGCCACGGCGAGGGCCGCCAGCACGGTGGTGCGGGCGAAGCCGGCCTCGTAGCCGGACAGGCACATCGAGCGCACCAGGGCTTCGACACCGAAGCCGAGTGCAATGTGGCGCACCAGCCAGCGCTCCAGCTCCGGCGACGAGACCGTGTGGCCGGTGGCGCCGGCCGCATTGCCGGGCTGCGCGCTCATGACGGATTGGCGAGGCGCCGCGCAGAGAAGGGGTTGCCGGCGGGGCGCTCGGCCAGGCCGCCCGGCGCGGCGCGCGGCGCGGCAGGCGCCGGATCGCCGGCCACGGTGACCGAGACTTCGGAATACTGCCAGCGCTTCCACGCGGCCAGCACGGCATTCGGGTATTCAGGACGGCCGCGGCTGCCGTTGTAGCGGCCCAGGGCGAGGAACAGGTCGCCCTGCTCGCGGTCGAGGTAGTAACGCAGGATGGTGCAGCCGTAGCGCAGGTTGCTCTGCAGGTGGAACAGTTTGCGGGAATCGCTGTCGCCGATGCTGCGCGTCCAGAACGGCATCACCTGCATCAGGCCGCGCGCGCCGGCGGCACTGATGGCGTACTTGCGGAAATTGCTCTCGACCTGCATCAGGCCGAGCACCAGCGCCGGCTCCAGTCCCGCACGCTTGGCTTCGTAGTAAGCGGTCTCGATCAGCTCGACGCGCGTCTGCGATTCGGGGATGCGGCTCTCCAGCCGGCGCGACATCTCGTCCAGCCATTTCAGGTAGGCCAGCCGCTCCCCGCCGCTGGCGAAGACGGGCCGCACCGGGCGGCCGTCGGCGATGGCGGCGGCCAGCGCGCCGCGCACCGAGTCGGCGAGATCTTCTTCCTTCTGTGCGCCGGCGTGGGCGGCGGCTGCCGCCACCACCAGGAACAGGGCGCCGCCCGCGCGCGCCAGCCGCCCGGCGCCGAGCCGGGTAGCGGACAGGCTGGAAGCTGGGCGTGGCGCGCGCACCGTCAGCCGCGTCAGCCGGCGAGCAGGCCGCGTACGTGGCCGACCACGTCGGCCACCGCCACCGCGGTCGCCTGCGCGTCGCGCCGGCCCTGGTACTCGACCTTGCCCTCCTTCAGGCCGCGATCGCCCACCACCACGCGGTGCGGCACGCCGATCAGCTCCCAGTCGGCGAACATCACGCCGGGACGCTCGCCGCGGTCATCCAGGATCACGTCGACGCCGGCCGCGAGCAGCTCGGCATGGATGCGGTCGGCCTCGGCCTTGACCGCCTCGTTGCGGTCGTAGCCGACCGGGCACACCACCACCTCGAAGGGCGCGATGGCGGCCGGCCAGATGATGCCGCGCTCGTCGAAATTCTGCTCGATGGCGGCACCGAGGATACGCGTGACGCCGATGCCGTAGCAGCCCATCTGCATCGGCTGGGTCTTGCCGTTCTCGTCGAGGAAGTTGGCGTTCATGTCGACCGAGTAGCGCGTGCCGAGCATGAACACGTGGCCCACCTCGATGCCGCGGCAGATGGACAGGCGGCCCTTGCCGTCGGGCGAGGCGTCGCCCTCGACCACGTTGCGCAGGTCGGCCACCTGCGGCTCGGGCAGGTCGCGGCCCCAGTTGACGCCGGTGTAGTGGTAGTCGCGCTCGTTGGCGCCGCAGCAGAAATCGCTCATATTGGCGACGGTGCGGTCCACCACCAGCTTGACCGGCTTCCTGGTGCCCACCGGGCCCAGGTAGCCCGGCGGCGAACCGAAGGTGTCAACGATCTCGTTCTCGGTGGCGAAGCGGAAGTCGGCCAGGCCGGGCACCTTCGATGCCTTGATCTCGTTCAGCTCATGATCGCCGCGGATCAGCAGCAGCCAGACCTGCGTGCCGGCCTCGCCGTCGGTGGCCAGCACGATCGACTTGACGGTGCGCTCCAGCGGGATGCCGAGGAACTCGGCCACGTGCTCGCACTTGGCCTTCTCCGGCGTCGACGCCTTCACCAGCGGCTCGGCGGCGGCAGCGCGGCTGGCCAGCAGCGGCAGCGCCTCGGCCGCCTCCATGTTGGCGGCGTAGTCGGAGTCCGGGCAGTAGACGATGGCGTCCTCGCCGGTGTCGGCGATCACGTGGAACTCATGCGAGCCCGAACCGCCGATGGCGCCGTTGTCGGCCGCCACCGCGCGGAATTCCAGGCCGAAGCGCTGGAAGATGCGCACGTAGGCGTCATACATCTTCTGGTACGAGGCCTTCATGCCGTCCAGGTCGCGGTCGAAGGAATAGGCGTCCTTCATGGTGAACTCGCGGCCGCGCATGATGCCGAAGCGCGGCCGGCGCTCGTCGCGGAACTTGGTCTGGATCTGGTAGAAGTTGATCGGCAGCTGCTTGTAGCTGCGGATCTCGCTGCGCGCGATGTCGGTCACGACCTCCTCCGAGGTCGGCTGCACGGCGAAATCGCGCTCGTGGCGATCCTTCAGGCGCAGCAGCTCCGGGCCCATCTTGTCCCAGCGGCCGGTCTCCTGCCACAGCTCGGCCGGCTGGATCACGGGCATCGACAACTCGACCGCGCCGGCCCGGTTCATCTCCTCGCGCACGATGTTCTCCACCTTGCGGATCACGCGCAGGCCGATCGGCATGTAGTTGTAGATGCCCGCGCCCAGCTTCTTGATCATGCCGGCGCGCATCATCAGCTTGTGCGAGACGATTTCCGCGTCGGAAGGGGCTTCCTTGAGGGTGGAAATGAAGAATTGCGAGGCTTTCATCCGTAGCTTTCTCTTAGGGTCCGGCCCCCCCGGCCGATTCCGGAGTGCCACCGCACCAAATCCTGTACGCACGCGCCTGAAACGACGCTTCCGCTGGGGAAAACCAGCACCTGCCCACTCAGGCCGTACCGCGCGCTTTATAATCGACGTAATTCTAAAGGATTCGAGGTGCAGTCATGCTCGATCGTGAAGGCTTTCGCCCGAACGTCGGCATTATCCTCATCAACGCACGGAACGAGGTGTTCTGGGGCAAACGTATCGGCGAACATTCGTGGCAGTTTCCTCAAGGCGGCATCAAATACGGCGAGACGCCGGAACAGGCGATGTACCGCGAACTGCATGAAGAGGTCGGACTGCTGCCCGAACATGTCCGAATCGTGGGTCGTACCCGCGACTGGCTGCGTTATGAGGTGCCGGACAAGTTCATCCGCCGCGAAATCCGCGGCCACTACCGGGGCCAGAAGCAGATCTGGTTCCTGCTGCGCATGGCCGCGCGGGATTGCGATATCCGCCTGCGCGCCACCGACCACCCCGAGTTCGACGCCTGGCGCTGGAGCCAGTACTGGGTGCCGCTCGAAGCGGTGATCGAGTTCAAGCGCGAGGTCTACCAGATGGCGCTGACGGAGCTGTCGCGCTTCCTGCAGCGTGGCCGCATGGCCGGCCCCTACGGTGGACACGGCCATCACCTCGGCCACCACGGCGGCCGCCACGGACAGGCGCGCCAGGAAAACGCGGGCCGCGGCAATCCGGGCCCGATCCAGCCGGCGCTGCCGGCAAACCCTGAACGGAGTACCGATGACTGAATTCGCCGGGCGCGGCCTTCGCCCGCGCCTGCGTGCCGCCTGCCTGCTGGCGGCCGCCGCCGCCTGCCTCGGACTGGCCGCGTGCAGCAGCACGCCCAGCAAGCCGCAGACCGCCAACGCTGAAGAGGAAGAGCTCCCCAACAAGAAAGGCGACCTGATCGACGACCTGTTCGGCGGCAAGCCGTTCAAGGAGGTCGAGGTCTCCCTGCCCGCGCTGCCCAGCGACGCCGACCTGATTCCCTTCGAATTCGGCCCGACCAACACCACGCTGAAGTTCGCGGTCGACGCCAAGTCGGTATTGGTCGGAGAAGACGGCGCCGTGCGCTACACCGTGGTGATCACCAGCGCCAGCGGCGTGCGCAATACCAGCTTCGAGGCGCTGCGCTGCGATACCTTCGAGCGCAAGCTGTACGCGACGCTGCCGCCCGGCGCCAAGGGCTGGGTGCGTAACCGCAGCGACGGCCGCGAGGGATGGATCCGCCTCAGCCAGAGCAGCCGCAACAACTACGCCGACGCACTGGGCCGCGACTACCTGTGCGACGGCCGCTCGGCCTACGGCAGCGCCAAGGACATCGTCAAGCGCCTGCGCAGCGACCAGCCGGCGCAGAACGGCTTCCGCTAGCGGCCCCTCGGCAGCCCCGCAGGGGCTGCCGATGAATCTGCGATCCAGGACACCAGGCGCGTCGCCGCGCCCGCGAGGCTGAGCCGCCCAGCCGGCGGCAGCCTTACATCAGGACCAGATTGTCCCGGTGGATGAGTTCGGGCTCGTTGACGTGCCCGAGCACGGCCTCGATCTCCGCGGAGGGCTTGCGCGCGATCAGGCGCGCCTCGGCGCTGGAGTAGTTGCTCATGCCGCGCGCCACCTCGCGCCCCGCCTGGTCGACACAGGCAACCACTTCGCCGCGCACGAACTCGCCCTGCACCTCGACCACGCCGATGGGCAGCAGCGAGGTGCCGCTGGCGGTCAGCTTGGCCACCGCGCCCGCGTCGATGACCAGGCGCCCGCGCAGCTGCAGGTGATCCGTCATCCATTGCTTGCGCGCGGTCAGCCGGCCGGTCGGCGCCAGCAGCTGGGTGCCGATGGCCTCGCCGGCCGCCAGCCGCTCCAGCACGCGGGGCTCCCGCCCCGAAGCGATCACGGTATGGGCGCCCGACTTGGCCGCGCGCTTGGCCGCCAGGATCTTGGTCAGCATGCCGCCGCGACCGATGGCCGTGCCGGCGCCGCCGGCCATGGCCTCCAGCTCGAGCGTACCGGCCAGCGCCTCGTGCACGAACTCGGCCGCCGGGTCCTTGCGCGGATCGGCCGTGTAGAGGCCACGCTGGTCGGTCAGGATCACCAGCGCGTCGCCTTCGATCAGGTTGGTCACCAGCGCGCCCAGCGTGTCGTTGTCGCCGAACTTGATCTCATCGGTGACGACGGTATCGTTCTCGTTGATGATCGGCACCACGCCGAGGCCGAGCAGGGTCACCAGCGTCGAGCGCGCATTCAGGTAGCGCTCGCGGTCGGCAAGGTCGGCGTGCGTCAGCAGTACCTGCGCGGTGCGGATGCCATGCAGCCCGAACTGGCTTTCGTAGACCTGCGCCAGGCCCATCTGGCCGACTGCGGCGGCCGCCTGCAACTCGTGGATCTCACTCGGACGCTTGCTCCAGCCCAGCCGCTGCATGCCTTCCGCGATGGCGCCAGAGCTGACCAGCACCACTTCCTTGCCACTGGCACGCAGGCTGGCGATCTGCGCCGCCCAACGGGCGATGGCGTCGTGGTCCAGGCCCTTGCCATCATTGGTCACCAGGCTGGATCCGACCTTGGCGACGATGCGCTTTGCCTGCGCGATGACCGATTGCATGGTGAGCTTCCTGTCTCGAGGAGTGGGGGACGCTGCCGCCGGGCAGGCGCCGGGGCGCCGCCCGTATTCCCCCGGAATGGTTATGTTGGTGGTGTCGTCGCCTGCGCCGCGCGGCCCGGCTCAGACCGGCCCGCCGCCGTCCCGCTCGACGTTGTGCAGGCGATCGTCGAGGCGGACGTCCGGCTCGGCCAGCGCGGCAGCTTCCTCGGCCTTGATCGCGGCCAGGTGGTCCTTGATCGCGTAGATCAGCTCACGGCAGCCTTCGCCGGTCAGCGCGGAGATGCGGAACACCGGCCCCTTCCACTTGTAGCGCTTGATGAAGTCCTTGGCGCGGGCCTCGCGCTCGTCTTCCGGCACCATGTCGAGCTTGTTCAGCACCAGCCAGCGCGGCTTCTCGTACAGCGTCGCATCGTACTTCTTCAGCTCGTTGACGATCGCGCGCGCCTCGGCGACCGGGTCGACCGCGTCGTCGAAGGGGGCCAGGTCGACGATATGCAGCAGCAGTCCGGTGCGCTGCAGGTGGCGCAGGAACTGGTGACCCAGGCCGGCGCCTTCGGCGGCCCCCTCGATCAGGCCGGGAATGTCGGCCACCACGAAGGACTGCTCATGGTCGACGCGCACCACGCCCAGGTTGGGGTGCAGCGTGGTGAAGGGATAGTCGGCGATCTTCGGGCGCGCGTTCGAGACGTGCGAGATGAAGGTCGACTTGCCGGCATTGGGCATGCCGAGCAGGCCGACGTCGGCCAGCACCTTCAGCTCCAGCTTGAGCATGCGGCGTTCGCCCGGCTTGCCGTCCACCTGCTGGCGCGGCGCGCGGTTGGTGCTGGACTTGAAGTGCAGGTTGCCCCAGCCGCCCATGCCGCCCTCGGCCAGGCAGACCTTCTGGCCATGCTCGGTCAGGTCCGCGACCAGTTCGCCGCTGTCGAGGTCGGTGATCAGGGTGCCCACCGGCATGCGCAGCGTGACGTCCTCGCCGGCCGCGCCATAGCAGTCCGAGCCGCGGCCGTTCTCGCCGTTGCGCGCCACGTGCTTCTTGGCGTAGCGGAAGTCGATCAGGGTATTGATGTTGCGGTCCGCCACGGCGAACACGCTGCCGCCGCGCCCGCCGTCACCGCCATCCGGACCGCCGAAGGGCACAAACTTCTCGCGCCGGAACGAGGCGCTGCCATTGCCGCCGTTGCCGGCGATGGCTTCGATGCGGGCTTCGTCGATGAACTTCATGATGGGTTTCCGTGGCTGGTGCGGGCCGCCCTGCCTTTCGGCACCAGGCGGCCACGGCGGATGGCGGACATCGGCAATATTGTCGCCAGAAAAGAAAAAGCCCCGCAAGCGTTGCGGGGCCTTCCTGCTGCAAAGGCGGAGATCAGGCTGCCGGAACGACGCTGACCTGCTGCTTCTTCGCAGCGCCCTTGACGGC of the Cupriavidus malaysiensis genome contains:
- a CDS encoding hypoxanthine-guanine phosphoribosyltransferase encodes the protein MMTAEQARELWANSEEIVSAEAVQASLDRMAAEITAKIGDTFPLVLSVMGGAVVFTGMLLPKLAFPLEFDYIHLSRYNNKTVGGEMQWRVAPRESVKDRVVLVLDDILDEGETMAAIRQRIMDMGAREFHAAVLCEKTLAKAKPMHPDFCGFTVPDRYVFGCGMDAKGYWRNLGAIRALR
- a CDS encoding LysE family translocator; the protein is MALLQLAAGSGVFAAFCGFALVSSVTPGPNNTMVLASGVNFGFARTVPHLLGISLGFSLMVALVGLGLGSLFTALPWTWQVLRVAAALYLTWLAWKLATGGGVQERSVARPMGFLRAAAFQWVNPKAWVMAVGACSTYVLHGNLWVNVLLLSGIFAVINLPSVAMWAVFGSALRRWLADPRVLRVFNVAMALLLLASLWPILSARP
- a CDS encoding LysE family translocator, producing the protein MDLLNAPGGLAPQFAMVAGAHLLALLSPGPDFLLVVRSGLLHGPRRTAAVCLGIALGNGVFILLALAGLAASRASQAWLDGLQWAGCAYLVWLGWRFLRVRGGFALPDGVQPGQGGATVPVAWAAQLGTGLLSALLNPKNALFYASLFAMLAAQHTPPAIQAAYGAWMFCAVFGWDLLVAYGAGHPAVASRFARSTTAVGRCTGLALWGLATVVAVRSWRS
- a CDS encoding VOC family protein; protein product: MGIRGKDSQIDNIEFNVGDIARSKRFYGEVFGWTFTDYGPAYCEFSDGRLTGGFTTGAAVRPGGPLVILYSEDLADARQRIVAAGGRISQEVFEFPGGRRFHFTDPDGYELAVWTAA
- a CDS encoding AraC family transcriptional regulator, whose amino-acid sequence is MTVALPPRRGGPATPGAEPGIAGVTGCYREAPPDLALRGHFSCLWSSTLPPGPARAVAVLPDGCVDVLWRDGALRVVGPDVTAAHPDLAPGAHVLGARFRAGAARAWLGLPLSELVGRAVALEDLWGRAAADMAARVQEARDPLGQARAFHQELLAASRRVAPAEARAAELFRLCGLPVEDGARALAIRKRLDLSERSVRRLCHDHFGYGTKTLERILRFQRFFARLRGLPGAASLAVLAAEAGYADQAHLGREVQALCGITPACLRQQLRADQAL
- a CDS encoding helix-turn-helix transcriptional regulator, yielding MSPARPAARLWFDAALPFAEYRCAGDGGAAYLPHTHPTLSIGAVDGGGSVFRWTGGVEHLAPGTVVVVPAERVHACNPLPDGRWSYQMLHLEPCWVRGVLAEIAAHGGAIDALDEVDVRREAASYRALRTLGGILFSPADAETKEAALVGVVGDLLAGRGALTRQPAPTAPMLPAARLAHLKALLQARHAERLPLAELAREAGMSRYHLIRAFRAGTGLTPHAYQLDQRINQARRLLRAGGVLADVALQLGFADQSHFQRAFKQRVAMTPLAYQRGGRGAAADAAPAARDMRP
- a CDS encoding 2OG-Fe(II) oxygenase — translated: MSAQPGNAAGATGHTVSSPELERWLVRHIALGFGVEALVRSMCLSGYEAGFARTTVLAALAVAPARDAAASAPAAGAAGDAMQNVHRHGAHDTRLLFSLQAPRVSLYQGLLDAAECDALVALARGRLARSPVVNPDTGDENLIDARTSMGAMFQVGEHPLIARIEARIAALTGVPAEHGEGLQILNYKPGGQYQPHYDYFHPERPGEARQLRVGGQRIATLVIYLNSPPAGGATAFPRLGLEVAPVQGNAVYFAYRLPDGRLDERTLHAGLPVTAGEKWIATKWLRERPYRNLP
- a CDS encoding lytic transglycosylase domain-containing protein — its product is MARAGGALFLVVAAAAAHAGAQKEEDLADSVRGALAAAIADGRPVRPVFASGGERLAYLKWLDEMSRRLESRIPESQTRVELIETAYYEAKRAGLEPALVLGLMQVESNFRKYAISAAGARGLMQVMPFWTRSIGDSDSRKLFHLQSNLRYGCTILRYYLDREQGDLFLALGRYNGSRGRPEYPNAVLAAWKRWQYSEVSVTVAGDPAPAAPRAAPGGLAERPAGNPFSARRLANPS
- a CDS encoding proline--tRNA ligase; translated protein: MKASQFFISTLKEAPSDAEIVSHKLMMRAGMIKKLGAGIYNYMPIGLRVIRKVENIVREEMNRAGAVELSMPVIQPAELWQETGRWDKMGPELLRLKDRHERDFAVQPTSEEVVTDIARSEIRSYKQLPINFYQIQTKFRDERRPRFGIMRGREFTMKDAYSFDRDLDGMKASYQKMYDAYVRIFQRFGLEFRAVAADNGAIGGSGSHEFHVIADTGEDAIVYCPDSDYAANMEAAEALPLLASRAAAAEPLVKASTPEKAKCEHVAEFLGIPLERTVKSIVLATDGEAGTQVWLLLIRGDHELNEIKASKVPGLADFRFATENEIVDTFGSPPGYLGPVGTRKPVKLVVDRTVANMSDFCCGANERDYHYTGVNWGRDLPEPQVADLRNVVEGDASPDGKGRLSICRGIEVGHVFMLGTRYSVDMNANFLDENGKTQPMQMGCYGIGVTRILGAAIEQNFDERGIIWPAAIAPFEVVVCPVGYDRNEAVKAEADRIHAELLAAGVDVILDDRGERPGVMFADWELIGVPHRVVVGDRGLKEGKVEYQGRRDAQATAVAVADVVGHVRGLLAG
- a CDS encoding RNA pyrophosphohydrolase, with amino-acid sequence MLDREGFRPNVGIILINARNEVFWGKRIGEHSWQFPQGGIKYGETPEQAMYRELHEEVGLLPEHVRIVGRTRDWLRYEVPDKFIRREIRGHYRGQKQIWFLLRMAARDCDIRLRATDHPEFDAWRWSQYWVPLEAVIEFKREVYQMALTELSRFLQRGRMAGPYGGHGHHLGHHGGRHGQARQENAGRGNPGPIQPALPANPERSTDD
- a CDS encoding CNP1-like family protein, which gives rise to MTEFAGRGLRPRLRAACLLAAAAACLGLAACSSTPSKPQTANAEEEELPNKKGDLIDDLFGGKPFKEVEVSLPALPSDADLIPFEFGPTNTTLKFAVDAKSVLVGEDGAVRYTVVITSASGVRNTSFEALRCDTFERKLYATLPPGAKGWVRNRSDGREGWIRLSQSSRNNYADALGRDYLCDGRSAYGSAKDIVKRLRSDQPAQNGFR
- the proB gene encoding glutamate 5-kinase, which encodes MQSVIAQAKRIVAKVGSSLVTNDGKGLDHDAIARWAAQIASLRASGKEVVLVSSGAIAEGMQRLGWSKRPSEIHELQAAAAVGQMGLAQVYESQFGLHGIRTAQVLLTHADLADRERYLNARSTLVTLLGLGVVPIINENDTVVTDEIKFGDNDTLGALVTNLIEGDALVILTDQRGLYTADPRKDPAAEFVHEALAGTLELEAMAGGAGTAIGRGGMLTKILAAKRAAKSGAHTVIASGREPRVLERLAAGEAIGTQLLAPTGRLTARKQWMTDHLQLRGRLVIDAGAVAKLTASGTSLLPIGVVEVQGEFVRGEVVACVDQAGREVARGMSNYSSAEARLIARKPSAEIEAVLGHVNEPELIHRDNLVLM